The genomic window AGGATACGTGGCTCTTTGAAGGAACCATCAAGGAAAATATCGCTTATAGCCGAAAAGGAGTAACGGATGAGATGGTTAAAGAAGCCTGCAAAGTGGCGGGAATCGACTTCTTTATTCGAACGCTTCCTAACGGCTATGATACCATTTTGACGGACAAATTGAATCTATCCGCTGGTCAAAAACAATTGATGACCATTGCCCGGGCGATGATTGTGGATGCGCCCTTATTAATTTTGGATGAGGCCACGAGTTCGGTTGATACCAGAACCGAAATAATAATTCAAAAAGCGATGGATCGACTTATGCACGGGCGGACAAGTTTTGTCATTGCCCACCGCTTGTCGACTATTAAAAATGCCGATCTAATATTGGTTTTAAAGGATGGTAACGTAGTTGAAAGTGGAACCCATATCGAACTATTGGCTAAAAATGGTTTTTATGCCGATTTGTATAATAGCCAATTTGATGCTATGAATGAATAGTAAGTAATTTACTGTAAAAAGCATTGACTTATTAACCGCTGCCGATAGAATATAGTTAACCAAATATTAAAAGACGCTGATGAAGAGAAAAGTTTTAAATCTAAATTTAGAGAGTCCAGTCGCGGTGCAAATGGAAATTAGATTGAAACAAAATATACACTTCGGAGTCGGAGGCTGAAACTAGTAGGCACTCCCGGTAGTTGTCCGTTAAAACGACTAGAGTTGTTGGACTCGATAAGTGATGGCTATGGCCATAATTAGGGTGGTACCGCGGAATATCTGAACGATTTTCGTCCCTGTGAAAGCAAGGAGAAAATCGTTTTTTATTTTCTCCCGTTTAGAAAGGAGAACTATATGTTCCACATTGCCAGATTTAAAGCCGAGCCGTTTCCGTTAGAAATGCACAAAGTACGAGTTGTTCAGAAATTAAATTTACTTCCGATTGATGAACGATTACAAGCGATTCAAGAAGCCGGGAATAACACTTTTCTTTTAAGAAATCGCGATGTCTTTCTTGATATGCTAACCGATAGTGGAACCAACGCGATGAGCGATCGGCAAATTGCCTCAATGTCCATCGCCGATGATTCTTATGCCGGAAGCGAGACATTCTTTCGCTTAGAGAAAGTTCTGCAAGATTTTTTCGGCATGAAGTTTTTTCTTCCTGCCCATCAAGGGAGGGCTTGTGAGCATATCATAGCCAAGGTATTTGTTAAGCCGAACGATGTCGTTCCGATGAACTACCATTTTACCACGACCAAAGCCCATATTATGGAATGCGGAGGAAGGGTGGAAGAGTGTTTCTTTGATAAGGCCATTATTCCGGAAAGCGAAAATCCATTTAAGGGCGATATGGATCTGGAGAAATTAAAAGCTCTCATCGGTCGCGTTGGTAAAGACAGGATACCTTTTGTGCGCTTAGAGATGGGAACAAATCTCATCGGCGGGCAACCGGTTTCACTGCATAACATCAAAGAGGTCGGCGAATTTTGCCATCAAAATAATATAATGCTGGTAATTGATGCTTCCCTTTTATCGGATAATCTTTTCTTTATTAAAACCCGGGAAGCGATAGCGGAGAATATGAGTATTCATGATATTGTTCTGGCTATAGCCAAGACTGCCGATATCATCTATTTCTCCGGAAGAAAACTCGGAAGTGCCCGCGGTGGTGGCATTATTACTCCGCACCAAGAACTTTTCGATAAAATGAAGAATCTTATTCCACTATTTGAAGGATTTCTTACTTACGGAGGGATGTCGGTCCGGGAAATGGAGGCTTTGGCTGTGGGAATCGAAGAGACACTGGATATTGATATGATATCTCAGGGTCCGGAGTTTATCGCGGCATTTGGGCAGATGCTCCAAAAAAATGGCATCCCGGTTATTACTCCATTTGGGGGATTAGGATTACATCTTAACGCGCGGGCATTTATTCCCCATGTTAAATCGGAAGAATATCCGGCGGGAGCATTAGCCGCGGCAATATATATTGTCAGTGGCGCCCGCGGGATGGAGCGGGGGACGATATCAGAAACGCGCAATGCCGATGGCAGTGAGCATCCGGCTAGCATGGAACTTGTGCGTCTAGCCCTTCCGCGGCGAGTATTTACTCTTTCGCAAATAACCTTTATTGCCGATCGTTTAAATTGGCTTTTTGAAAATCGCAATCTTATCGGCGGACTGCATTTTGTGGAGGAACCAAAAGTTATGCGTTTCTTTATTGGTCGTTTAAAGGAAAATGGCGATTGGCAAGAAAAACTGAAAGAAAAGTTCATCGAAGATTTTGGTATCGATGCCCTATAAAATATGAAAAAGGACACACATATGCGTGTCCTTATTTTATAAACGTAAAACGATTACGACCTTTATTTTTGCTCTCATACATCCCTTGATCGGCCCGTCGTGTGATCGACTCCTCGTCATCATTTTTTTGGGCAATGGTAATGCCGACGGAAATAGTGACCGATATATTGTTACCATGGTCAACAAAATTGGAATTTTTGACTAAAGTAATGGCATGACTGGCAATTTCTTCTAACTCACGGGGGGAATGGCAACCGGAGATAACCATAAATTCCTCTCCTCCCCATCGACCGATAAAGGTCGGCTCAGTGAATATATCTGAAAGCGTGGTGGCAACCATTTTTAGTACTTTATCGCCCGTATCATGGCCATATGTATCATTAATCGACTTGAAGTGGTCGATATCAATCATCATAACGGAAAAGGAAAGATTAAGATCATTATATTGCCGAATAAAATTCTTGAGCGTTGAATCGATATAGCGGCGGTTAGGAATACCCGTCAGTTGATCATGGAGGGCCAAATAGGTAAGTTCGTCAATCTTGGAGACGGGGATATTGTCACTGTTATGAACAAAAAACTCGAATGCACCGACAATTTCGCCATTTACTATCAACGGAACCGTACGGATAGTAACCGCGACACGATGCCCCTTTTTATGATGAAGATAGACCTTAGCTTCTCGACGAATACCATCATTCATTGTTTTGGATAGAGGACAGGCCGTTGTACATAGGCATATCCCTTCTTCATCAACGTGGTTTAAAATGTTATCAAAACAGTGGTAGTTGACCACTTCCTTTTCTCCGTAACCGGAAATTTTTTCCGCTTCTTTATTCCAATACAAAATTTTACGGTCCTTATCAACGTAATAGACTCCATCATAACTTGTATCCAAAATTTTGGCATACTCATCGATTTTTTCTTTCATTGGTTCTCCCGGAAAGGTAAGACATTTATTCTGCCTGATTAAATGGACTCAAAAGACATTAAAACAAAAACCATCCAGGATGATTATACACAAGTGTCGATTAAAAATGCGAGCGATTAACACTAAGCAACTTAAAAATTAAGTAAAAGTATAATTTATTCAATAAAAGCATTCTCTTTTTATTTTATTAAGAAATAACTTATATTATGAGTAGCAATAGCTTCTTAAAAAATATATTAATAATTGATAAAACATATACTCTGGGATGTAGGTAAAGAAGAAAATTTGCTATCGCTTGTTATCATTGGGGAACGAACTTTTTATCCGGGCAAAAAATAATCAGTTTTCATCGGTCGTTTCTAACTTTTAATCATTTATGCTATCATATTATTTGTCAGGATGAAGCTTTAAGTGGAACCAGTAATAACAACAAATAATTTTATCGATTTGGCGTTGGGGGCGTTCAAATAAACGAAGGAGTCTTTTATGCAACAGCTCTTTATCGGGACTAAACTATTTATCGTTGGTTTATCTTTAAACGACATCGAATTAATAACTCTCGTAGTTATCTTATTTTTAGCGTTAGGTCTCGTGGTATTATCGGTTATAATCTCATATATCAGTCATCGTCGGAAATTGGCGCGGTTTACGGTTTCGTCGTTAAAAATCGGAGTGATTGCCACCAATCGCCATCGGCGAATTTTTTACGTAAATCCGGCGATGGAAGAATTGACAGGCTATACATTTAAGGAATTAAAAAACAAAAATCCGCGCATATTATCGAGCGGGCGCCACGATTCCACCTTCTATCATAATATGTGGAATGATATTCGTGATAAAGGATTTTGGACGGGAGAAATGTGGGACCGGAGAAAAGATGGTACACTTTATCCCAAGCGCATCAGTATTTATGCTATTCGAGGGGTTTTTGGCCTTGGTATTAGCTATGTCAGCACTCACGAGGATCTCTCTATCGCACATAAAACGGAAGAGCAAATTACTTTTTTAAGAGACTATGTTCCTAGCACCAATCTTTTAAATCAAAATGCGATGATTCAACGGATGAATGCCCTTATTGATGACAAGAAACCCTTCTCAATCATTTTCCTGCGGGTGAGCAATTATAGTTATCTTCAAATCACTCAGTCACAGGAGAAATACTATCGAGCGATTGTAAGTTTTATCGAACACTTAGCAATCCAGATGAATATGCCTTCGGAATCGTTTGCTCAAATTAGCGACGACTCACTGTTAATTATCTCTCCCTTAAGCGAAATAAGCGCAATCACGGCCTTTGTAGAAGAAATAATCCGTCTTGATGAACGGGAGATTAATTTTAACAATGAGGATAATCTTCTTTTCACCTTCAAATGCGGAATCAGCCGGTATCCAGAGGATGGGGTTAGTGCGGTTACTCTTTTGACCAACGCGCAAATAGCGACAAGTAAAATTAATGAGGATAGCAAGCGCGATTATATATTCTATCGTCCTGAACTATCACAAAAAATAACCGAAGACGAAAAGATAAAAGAACAACTTGTTAATGGTATTAAAAATAATGAGTTTGAACTTTTCTATCAACCCAAGATTGATATTCAAAATAATGTAGTGGTTGGGGCGGAAGGTTTATTACGGTGGCGATCTCCGACCCTGGGATTGGTTTCCCCGATGCGTTTTATCCCGGTAGCGGAGCGCTTAGGATTAATGAATGATATCGGCGCATTTGTTATTCGCAAAGCGGTAAATGATCTAGTTATTATCAATAGTATTTTTAACAAAAAGCACCTTCAATTTTCGGTTAATACGACCGCTTCGCAGTATGTTCAAAATCGCTTGTATGAAACGCTTATTGAAGTACTCGGCAACTCGCATATCGATGCTAAGCAATTGGAGTTGGAAATCACCGAGAGTATCCTGATTGACGATCGGGCGCAAATGATAGCCTACCTTAGTAAAATCAGAGAATTAGGAGTTACTATTTCCCTGGACGATTTTGGTACGGGATATTCATCGCTCGGATATATTCGGGACATGCCGATTGATACGTTAAAGATTGACCGTAGTTTTATTAAGGATTATCCGAAGGATGATGACGGAAAAGTGGCGGAAGCGATTATTTCTTTAGCGCATCTTTTTAATCTAAAACTTGTGGCTGAAGGAGCCGAAACCCTTGAACAAGTGGAGTTTCTACGGGAAAAGAAGTGTCAGATGGTTCAGGGATACTACTATGCAAAGCCACTTCAATTTGCGGATTTTATTGATTTTGTTAAAAATTTCGACAGTAAAAAGTAATTCATCGAGATTTCTTTAGGCTTATTAAGCCAGACGAGGGAGCAAGAAATATGAAAGTATTCATCATTGGCGGGACGGGTTTGTTGGGTTCAGAAACAGCCCGTGTATTATTGGATCGCGGACACGAAGTAAGTTCATTGGCTCTGCCTCCGCTTCCGCATGGAGTAGCCCTGCCCAAAGCCATGAAAATTAGCTATGGAAACTATATGGATATGAGTGACGAAGAATTAAAGAGCCAGTTTATCGGCATGGATGCTTTTGTTTTTGCTGCCGGAATCGACGAACGAGTGGAAGGCAAACCACCGGTTTATGAAATGTTTAAGAAGTATAACATCGATGCTTTGGAACGTTCGCTTCGCTTGGCGAAGGAGGCAGGAGTAAAACACGTGGCTATTTGCGGCTCCTATTTTGCTTATTTTGCCCGCCGTTTTCCAGAATGGAGATTAACTGAGTATCATCCCTATATTCGCTCGCGAATCGATCAAGAAGAAATGGCGCTTTCATTTGCCGATGCCGATTTTGCGGTATCGATATTGGAATTACCATATATTTTTGGCACGCAATTAGGAAGAAAACCGGTTTGGACGTTTCTAGTGGAAATGATCCGAGCTATGAAAATAGCAACTTTTTATCCTCGGGGAGGGACGACGATGGTTACCGTCCACCAGGTGGCGGAAGGATTGGCCGGAGCATTAACGAATAATCAAGGTGGGACCCTTTATCCATTTGGTTACTATAATATGACCTGGAAAGAAATGCTGACTGTTTTCCATAAACACATGGGTTATTCACCCAAGCGGAAGATTATAACAATACCGGATTTCCTATTTAGAATGAAGGGTCGTCAAATTGACCGTATGCGCGCCCGTCACAATATTGAGGGCGGACTTAATATGGCTAAGTTTACCCAAATGCAAACCACAAATTTGTTTATCAACAAGGAAGAAGGGGCGGAATTTCTGGGAGTTAAGCCCGATGATATAGAAGCGCGCATCGGTGATTCGGTCAGTCTATGTCTCGATATTATCGATAATAAGGTAAATGATGTCGTCGACATGAAAGGCGAATAACTCATTTTAAGTTTGATATATAATACATTTCAATCGTGGTAATATATTATTTAAACAGGGAAAACTTATGAACACACACAAAGATTTTGTCACGCCGATTATCGTTGGTTTGATTATTCTTTCATCCGTTACTTCAGGGACGCTGGTTATGGTATTCCATGATGAGTTTATCGGGCAAGCCATCACCACCATTACGGCGGTTATCGGTGCTTGCGCGATTTGGCTGCAGATGAACAAGAACAAGCGCCTTAACGAAGGCGAATTTATCGTCAATTTGAACAAGCAGTTCACAGAGAATAAGTTGACTTATGATTTGTTCTTGAAAATGGAGAAGTATGAACGAACGGATAAAGTAAATAATCCATTTACCGAGGATGATATTTCGGCGATTGCGGCCTACATGACTTTTTTTGAGGTGATATATTCCTTGATATCAAGAAAGATAATAAAAATTTGGATGATTGATGATTTGTTTGCTTATCAGTTTTTTCTTTTAATAAATAATGCCCGGGTGCAAGAGATCGAA from Bacilli bacterium includes these protein-coding regions:
- a CDS encoding tryptophanase; the protein is MFHIARFKAEPFPLEMHKVRVVQKLNLLPIDERLQAIQEAGNNTFLLRNRDVFLDMLTDSGTNAMSDRQIASMSIADDSYAGSETFFRLEKVLQDFFGMKFFLPAHQGRACEHIIAKVFVKPNDVVPMNYHFTTTKAHIMECGGRVEECFFDKAIIPESENPFKGDMDLEKLKALIGRVGKDRIPFVRLEMGTNLIGGQPVSLHNIKEVGEFCHQNNIMLVIDASLLSDNLFFIKTREAIAENMSIHDIVLAIAKTADIIYFSGRKLGSARGGGIITPHQELFDKMKNLIPLFEGFLTYGGMSVREMEALAVGIEETLDIDMISQGPEFIAAFGQMLQKNGIPVITPFGGLGLHLNARAFIPHVKSEEYPAGALAAAIYIVSGARGMERGTISETRNADGSEHPASMELVRLALPRRVFTLSQITFIADRLNWLFENRNLIGGLHFVEEPKVMRFFIGRLKENGDWQEKLKEKFIEDFGIDAL
- a CDS encoding diguanylate cyclase, whose product is MKEKIDEYAKILDTSYDGVYYVDKDRKILYWNKEAEKISGYGEKEVVNYHCFDNILNHVDEEGICLCTTACPLSKTMNDGIRREAKVYLHHKKGHRVAVTIRTVPLIVNGEIVGAFEFFVHNSDNIPVSKIDELTYLALHDQLTGIPNRRYIDSTLKNFIRQYNDLNLSFSVMMIDIDHFKSINDTYGHDTGDKVLKMVATTLSDIFTEPTFIGRWGGEEFMVISGCHSPRELEEIASHAITLVKNSNFVDHGNNISVTISVGITIAQKNDDEESITRRADQGMYESKNKGRNRFTFIK
- a CDS encoding EAL domain-containing protein, whose translation is MQQLFIGTKLFIVGLSLNDIELITLVVILFLALGLVVLSVIISYISHRRKLARFTVSSLKIGVIATNRHRRIFYVNPAMEELTGYTFKELKNKNPRILSSGRHDSTFYHNMWNDIRDKGFWTGEMWDRRKDGTLYPKRISIYAIRGVFGLGISYVSTHEDLSIAHKTEEQITFLRDYVPSTNLLNQNAMIQRMNALIDDKKPFSIIFLRVSNYSYLQITQSQEKYYRAIVSFIEHLAIQMNMPSESFAQISDDSLLIISPLSEISAITAFVEEIIRLDEREINFNNEDNLLFTFKCGISRYPEDGVSAVTLLTNAQIATSKINEDSKRDYIFYRPELSQKITEDEKIKEQLVNGIKNNEFELFYQPKIDIQNNVVVGAEGLLRWRSPTLGLVSPMRFIPVAERLGLMNDIGAFVIRKAVNDLVIINSIFNKKHLQFSVNTTASQYVQNRLYETLIEVLGNSHIDAKQLELEITESILIDDRAQMIAYLSKIRELGVTISLDDFGTGYSSLGYIRDMPIDTLKIDRSFIKDYPKDDDGKVAEAIISLAHLFNLKLVAEGAETLEQVEFLREKKCQMVQGYYYAKPLQFADFIDFVKNFDSKK
- a CDS encoding NAD(P)-dependent oxidoreductase, which gives rise to MKVFIIGGTGLLGSETARVLLDRGHEVSSLALPPLPHGVALPKAMKISYGNYMDMSDEELKSQFIGMDAFVFAAGIDERVEGKPPVYEMFKKYNIDALERSLRLAKEAGVKHVAICGSYFAYFARRFPEWRLTEYHPYIRSRIDQEEMALSFADADFAVSILELPYIFGTQLGRKPVWTFLVEMIRAMKIATFYPRGGTTMVTVHQVAEGLAGALTNNQGGTLYPFGYYNMTWKEMLTVFHKHMGYSPKRKIITIPDFLFRMKGRQIDRMRARHNIEGGLNMAKFTQMQTTNLFINKEEGAEFLGVKPDDIEARIGDSVSLCLDIIDNKVNDVVDMKGE